In Agarivorans gilvus, one genomic interval encodes:
- the nifH gene encoding nitrogenase iron protein, with protein MAIRQCAIYGKGGIGKSTTTQNLVGALAEAGKKVMIIGCDPKADSTRLILHAKAQNTIMEMAAEAGSVEDIELEDVLKVGYGGVRCVESGGPEPGVGCAGRGVITAINFLEEEGAYEEDLDFVFYDVLGDVVCGGFAMPIRENKAQEIYIVVSGEMMAMYAANNISKGICKYAATGGVRLAGLICNSRKCDREDELIEALASKIGTQMIHFVPRDNVVQQAEIRRMTVIEYNPKCNQADEYRTLAQKIINNQMFVIPTPVSMDELEELLMEFGIMDVEDESIIGKTAEEVTA; from the coding sequence ATGGCTATTCGTCAATGTGCAATTTACGGAAAAGGCGGTATTGGTAAATCTACCACTACTCAAAACCTAGTTGGTGCTCTAGCAGAAGCGGGCAAAAAAGTCATGATCATCGGTTGTGACCCTAAAGCTGACTCAACTCGTCTTATTTTACACGCGAAAGCTCAAAATACCATTATGGAAATGGCTGCTGAAGCGGGTTCTGTTGAAGACATCGAACTAGAAGATGTACTAAAAGTGGGTTACGGCGGTGTTCGTTGTGTTGAATCAGGCGGTCCAGAGCCAGGTGTTGGTTGTGCCGGTCGTGGTGTAATCACAGCGATTAACTTCCTAGAAGAAGAAGGCGCTTACGAAGAAGATTTAGACTTCGTATTCTACGACGTACTAGGTGACGTTGTGTGTGGTGGTTTCGCCATGCCTATTCGTGAAAACAAAGCTCAAGAAATCTACATCGTGGTATCTGGTGAAATGATGGCAATGTACGCTGCTAACAACATTTCTAAAGGTATTTGTAAATATGCTGCAACCGGTGGCGTACGTTTAGCGGGTCTAATCTGTAACTCACGTAAATGTGACCGCGAAGACGAGCTTATCGAAGCCCTAGCATCAAAAATCGGTACTCAAATGATTCACTTCGTACCTCGTGACAACGTAGTACAACAAGCTGAAATCCGTCGTATGACAGTAATCGAGTACAACCCTAAATGTAACCAAGCTGACGAATACCGCACTTTGGCTCAGAAAATCATTAACAACCAAATGTTCGTTATTCCTACTCCAGTAAGCATGGACGAGCTAGAAGAGTTGCTAATGGAATTCGGCATCATGGACGTTGAAGACGAATCCATCATCGGTAAAACAGCTGAAGAAGTTACCGCTTAA
- the nifD gene encoding nitrogenase molybdenum-iron protein alpha chain yields MGPIKDMVHISHGPVGCGQYSRAGRRNYYTGYTGVNSFGTMNFTSDFQERDIVFGGDKKLATIIDEVEMLFPLTKGISVQSECPVGLIGDDIEAVSKTKGKEIGKTIVPVRCEGFRGVSQSLGHHIANDTLRDYVLDKSEDKEVATTDYDVAIIGDYNIGGDAWSSRILLEEIGLRVVAQWSGDGTLPELENTPKVKMNLVHCYRSMNYICRHMEEKYGIPWMEYNLFGPTKCEESLRAIAAKFDEKIQAKAEEVIAKYKAQWQAVVDKYRPRLEGKKVMLYVGGLRPRHVIGAYEDLGMEIVGAGYEFGHNDDYSKTVPEVKDATLIYDDVTGYELEAFADKLKPDLIGAGVKEKYIFQKMGIPFRQMHSWDYSGPYHGFDGFAIFARDMDMTLNNPCWDKLTPPWKKAKAA; encoded by the coding sequence ATGGGACCTATCAAAGATATGGTTCACATCTCTCACGGTCCAGTAGGTTGTGGTCAATACTCACGTGCCGGTCGTCGTAACTACTACACTGGTTACACTGGTGTGAATAGCTTCGGTACCATGAACTTCACTTCTGACTTCCAAGAACGTGACATCGTATTTGGCGGCGACAAAAAACTAGCCACCATTATCGACGAAGTAGAAATGTTATTCCCATTAACCAAGGGTATTTCAGTTCAATCTGAATGTCCGGTTGGTCTAATCGGTGACGACATCGAAGCGGTATCTAAAACCAAAGGCAAAGAAATCGGTAAAACCATCGTGCCAGTACGTTGTGAAGGTTTCCGCGGTGTGAGCCAATCTTTAGGTCACCACATTGCTAACGATACCTTACGCGATTACGTGCTAGATAAGTCTGAAGATAAAGAAGTTGCCACAACTGATTACGACGTAGCCATTATTGGTGACTACAACATCGGTGGTGATGCTTGGTCTTCACGTATTCTTCTAGAAGAAATCGGCCTACGTGTTGTGGCTCAGTGGTCTGGTGACGGTACTTTACCTGAACTAGAAAACACCCCTAAAGTGAAAATGAACTTGGTTCACTGTTACCGTTCAATGAACTACATCTGTCGTCATATGGAAGAGAAATACGGGATTCCATGGATGGAGTACAACTTGTTTGGTCCAACCAAGTGTGAAGAGTCTTTACGCGCTATCGCTGCGAAATTTGACGAAAAAATTCAAGCTAAAGCTGAAGAAGTTATCGCCAAATACAAAGCCCAATGGCAAGCCGTGGTTGACAAATACCGTCCACGTTTAGAAGGCAAAAAAGTCATGTTGTATGTAGGTGGTTTACGCCCACGTCACGTGATCGGTGCCTACGAAGACTTAGGTATGGAAATTGTTGGTGCTGGTTATGAATTCGGTCACAACGACGATTACAGCAAAACGGTTCCTGAAGTGAAAGACGCCACCCTGATTTACGATGATGTGACCGGTTACGAGCTAGAAGCTTTTGCCGACAAACTTAAACCCGACCTAATTGGTGCTGGTGTTAAAGAAAAATACATCTTCCAAAAAATGGGTATTCCATTCCGTCAAATGCACAGCTGGGATTACTCAGGTCCTTACCACGGCTTCGATGGCTTCGCTATCTTCGCTCGCGACATGGACATGACTTTGAACAACCCATGCTGGGACAAATTGACTCCGCCATGGAAAAAAGCCAAAGCAGCTTAA
- the nifK gene encoding nitrogenase molybdenum-iron protein subunit beta: MSQQVDDIKPGYPLFEQPEYKDMMARKRADHEEGVSDEKVKEVFEWTTTEEYKELNFSRKTLTVDPAKACQPLGSVLCALGFEKTLPYVHGSQGCVAYFRTYFNRHFKEPVACVSDSMTEDAAVFGGQKNMFDGLQNSLALYKPEVIAVSTTCMAEVIGDDLNAFINNAKAEGYIPKELPTPFAHTPSFVGSHVTGWDGMFEGFARYFTLNKMEDKTVGSNGKINFVPGFETYLGNYRVIHKMMQQMGVDYSLLSDPSEVLDTPADGEYRMYAGGTTIAELEDAPNAITTVLLQPDQLVKTKKFVEGTWKHEVPALQIPMGLDWTDEFLVKIAELTGKEIPESLALERGRLVDMMTDSHTWLHGVSFSIYGDPDYLMGLTKFLQELGCEIKHILCHNGAKRWRKKMEALCAEAPCTANAEIHVGKDLWHFRSLVFTNKPDFMIGNSYAKFIQRDTKAKGAEFEVPLIRLGFPIFDRHHLHRNTTLGYEGGMYMLTTLVNEVLAKLDEDTSEMGKTDYGFDLVR, encoded by the coding sequence ATGAGTCAACAAGTAGACGATATCAAACCTGGCTATCCCCTGTTTGAACAGCCAGAATACAAAGACATGATGGCACGCAAACGTGCCGATCATGAAGAAGGGGTGAGCGACGAGAAGGTCAAGGAAGTATTCGAGTGGACCACCACCGAAGAATACAAAGAGCTTAACTTCTCTCGTAAAACCTTAACCGTAGACCCAGCAAAAGCTTGCCAACCTTTAGGTTCAGTATTGTGTGCACTAGGTTTTGAAAAAACGCTACCTTATGTACACGGTTCGCAAGGTTGTGTGGCCTACTTCCGTACCTATTTCAACCGTCATTTTAAAGAGCCGGTAGCCTGTGTTTCTGACTCTATGACCGAAGACGCCGCTGTATTCGGTGGCCAAAAGAACATGTTCGATGGTTTGCAAAACTCTTTGGCTTTATACAAGCCAGAAGTGATTGCAGTTTCTACCACCTGTATGGCCGAAGTTATTGGTGATGACTTAAACGCCTTCATCAACAACGCAAAAGCTGAAGGCTACATTCCTAAGGAATTGCCAACACCTTTCGCTCATACGCCTAGTTTCGTAGGTAGCCATGTTACTGGCTGGGATGGCATGTTTGAAGGCTTCGCACGCTACTTCACCCTAAACAAGATGGAAGACAAAACTGTTGGCAGCAATGGCAAAATTAACTTTGTGCCTGGTTTTGAAACCTACCTTGGTAACTACCGTGTTATCCATAAAATGATGCAACAAATGGGGGTAGATTACTCGCTACTAAGTGACCCATCTGAAGTGTTAGATACGCCTGCCGACGGTGAATACCGTATGTACGCAGGTGGTACCACTATCGCTGAATTGGAAGATGCGCCTAACGCCATCACCACCGTACTACTACAACCTGATCAATTAGTGAAAACTAAGAAGTTTGTAGAAGGTACTTGGAAGCACGAAGTGCCTGCGTTGCAAATCCCAATGGGCCTAGATTGGACCGATGAATTCTTGGTGAAAATTGCTGAGTTAACTGGCAAAGAAATCCCAGAATCACTTGCGCTAGAGCGTGGTCGTTTGGTTGACATGATGACCGATTCACACACTTGGTTACACGGTGTGAGCTTCTCCATCTATGGCGACCCAGACTACCTAATGGGCTTAACCAAGTTCCTTCAAGAACTAGGCTGTGAAATCAAACACATCTTGTGTCACAACGGTGCTAAACGTTGGCGCAAGAAAATGGAAGCGCTATGTGCTGAAGCACCTTGTACTGCCAACGCTGAAATTCACGTAGGTAAAGACTTGTGGCACTTCCGTTCATTGGTATTCACCAATAAACCTGATTTCATGATTGGTAACTCTTACGCTAAGTTCATTCAACGTGATACCAAGGCCAAGGGTGCGGAGTTTGAAGTTCCATTAATTCGTTTGGGCTTCCCCATCTTCGACCGTCACCATCTACACCGCAACACCACTTTAGGTTATGAAGGCGGCATGTACATGTTGACCACCTTAGTGAATGAAGTGCTGGCTAAGCTTGATGAAGACACCAGCGAAATGGGTAAAACAGACTACGGTTTCGACCTAGTACGTTAA
- the nifT gene encoding putative nitrogen fixation protein NifT: MPNLIISRESSGELQAYIAKKDLELTINSLEFDQDDQWGGELELSDGSRFYIEPQNAKPSLPKTFRARRA, from the coding sequence ATGCCCAATCTTATTATTAGTCGCGAAAGCTCAGGTGAGCTACAAGCCTACATCGCCAAGAAAGATTTAGAGTTAACTATCAATTCTTTAGAGTTTGATCAAGACGATCAATGGGGCGGTGAGTTAGAGCTAAGCGATGGCAGCCGTTTTTATATTGAACCGCAAAATGCCAAACCCAGCTTACCTAAAACCTTCCGTGCCAGAAGAGCCTAG
- a CDS encoding NifB/NifX family molybdenum-iron cluster-binding protein, with the protein MNKPMSDTLALRLAVAAKAVPDIELKQFIQLLITHCGEPLTEKKLRAISPKKLRELFAQTALQLERSQLNQVHAILGADEISPMEAPSIPAPKQLSGPVVQLAVSSNNLERIDGHFGSCLRFLIYQVSASGYQLVDVRPVVENLTGDARTTYLIDLIGDCQLLATLSIGGPAAARVSRADILPLKQLTPQPSQSILQRLQMVMDQPPRWLARLLERQGQEAALCVE; encoded by the coding sequence ATGAACAAGCCTATGAGTGACACCCTAGCATTAAGGCTAGCGGTAGCCGCCAAAGCCGTACCCGATATTGAATTGAAACAGTTTATTCAGTTACTGATTACGCATTGTGGTGAGCCGCTAACAGAGAAAAAACTACGCGCGATTAGCCCTAAAAAGTTGCGTGAGCTATTTGCGCAAACCGCCTTACAGCTTGAACGTAGCCAGCTTAATCAAGTGCACGCCATTTTGGGCGCCGACGAAATTAGCCCCATGGAAGCACCTAGCATACCAGCGCCAAAACAACTAAGCGGCCCAGTGGTGCAGTTAGCGGTAAGTTCAAATAACTTAGAGCGTATCGACGGGCATTTCGGCTCTTGTCTGCGTTTCTTAATTTATCAAGTCAGCGCCAGCGGTTATCAGCTGGTGGATGTTCGCCCGGTGGTAGAAAATCTTACCGGCGATGCGCGCACCACCTACTTAATTGATTTAATCGGTGATTGCCAGTTACTTGCTACTCTATCTATTGGTGGCCCGGCTGCGGCGCGAGTCAGTCGTGCTGATATTCTGCCGCTTAAACAACTGACTCCTCAGCCTAGCCAAAGCATATTACAACGCTTGCAAATGGTCATGGATCAGCCGCCACGCTGGTTGGCGCGTTTGTTGGAAAGACAAGGGCAGGAGGCTGCTTTATGTGTGGAGTAG
- a CDS encoding DUF6129 family protein has protein sequence MCGVGETEVKTCTCKGEDKPHQPKHGDCGCHSGEAEAKTCTCKGEDKPHQPEHGDCGCHSSSHSAKQCGCKDEHNEQPLNQSKLDKLVSRIADKADYQKGLACFKKHHPDIRVIECSEDDMAEREPFLAASYFDIYLMANGTSCARLTNSLDLAIGLVIALHEED, from the coding sequence ATGTGTGGAGTAGGTGAAACTGAAGTTAAAACTTGCACCTGTAAGGGTGAAGATAAACCACATCAGCCTAAGCACGGTGATTGTGGCTGCCATAGCGGCGAGGCTGAAGCCAAAACTTGCACCTGTAAGGGCGAGGATAAGCCGCATCAGCCGGAGCATGGCGATTGTGGCTGTCATAGTTCTAGTCACAGTGCTAAGCAATGTGGCTGTAAAGATGAGCACAATGAGCAGCCGCTAAACCAGTCGAAGCTGGACAAACTGGTCTCTCGTATAGCTGACAAAGCCGATTACCAAAAGGGCTTGGCCTGCTTTAAAAAACATCATCCTGATATTCGAGTGATTGAATGTAGCGAAGACGACATGGCCGAGCGTGAACCCTTTCTTGCAGCCAGTTACTTCGACATTTATCTAATGGCCAATGGCACCAGTTGCGCGCGCTTAACCAATAGCTTGGATCTAGCTATTGGGCTAGTGATTGCTTTGCACGAAGAAGACTAA
- the cowN gene encoding N(2)-fixation sustaining protein CowN has product MSDLNSDRYVSFCNIDCDQNADRLIEMLDHHIAAGNGSEQWQQYFIGKRAEQKKMQRDNLNFVGSQTNPLYEYFEDCDDQTASDLLYQIEQECC; this is encoded by the coding sequence ATGTCAGACTTAAACAGTGACCGCTATGTGTCCTTTTGCAATATAGATTGCGACCAAAATGCCGACCGCTTAATTGAGATGCTCGATCACCATATTGCCGCCGGTAATGGCAGTGAGCAATGGCAGCAGTACTTTATTGGCAAACGTGCCGAACAAAAAAAGATGCAGCGCGACAACCTCAATTTTGTTGGCAGCCAAACCAACCCGCTGTATGAATATTTTGAAGACTGTGACGACCAAACCGCTAGCGACTTGCTCTATCAAATAGAACAAGAATGTTGCTAG
- a CDS encoding radical SAM/SPASM domain-containing protein, producing the protein MIEPNLEDVKKTLKEHDFPVDVIVEVTNYCNLRCIMCPYPSLKRPKGNMEFSVFKKIVDEISEISPKTRIWLAIMGEPLLLGNKLIKMIKYAKSKNIQVNLNTNAIYLDEKLGKDTLDAGVDNIIVSIDGTSEDSYNKIRVRGDFNKVVENVSTVLEYKKQSSIVKTKIVCQFIVMEENEHEVEEFKRFWLSKGAIVKVRPKLGWGDAVKADNLEQVRTEITRFPCAWLTRTVSIHWDGTFSQCDADYEGKYSPGSLMNSSIKETWDNKIATRRQKHWNNDFDFEPCKNCNDWLAGRSYFYHPETNK; encoded by the coding sequence ATGATAGAGCCTAATTTAGAAGATGTAAAAAAAACGCTAAAAGAGCATGATTTTCCAGTTGACGTCATTGTAGAGGTGACAAATTATTGCAATTTAAGATGTATTATGTGTCCTTACCCCAGCTTAAAACGACCCAAAGGGAATATGGAGTTTTCTGTTTTCAAAAAAATAGTAGATGAAATTTCTGAAATTAGTCCTAAAACAAGAATTTGGTTAGCCATTATGGGCGAACCTCTGCTTTTAGGTAACAAGCTAATAAAAATGATAAAATATGCCAAAAGCAAAAACATTCAAGTAAATCTAAATACAAACGCCATTTATTTAGATGAAAAATTAGGAAAAGACACTCTAGATGCCGGAGTAGATAACATAATCGTAAGTATAGATGGGACATCTGAAGACTCTTATAACAAAATTAGAGTAAGAGGAGACTTTAACAAAGTAGTAGAAAATGTTTCAACAGTACTGGAATACAAAAAACAATCATCAATAGTTAAAACAAAAATTGTTTGTCAGTTCATTGTGATGGAAGAAAATGAACATGAAGTTGAAGAGTTTAAAAGATTTTGGTTATCTAAAGGAGCAATTGTAAAGGTAAGACCTAAATTAGGCTGGGGAGATGCCGTTAAAGCAGATAATTTAGAACAAGTACGAACAGAAATAACCCGCTTTCCATGTGCTTGGTTAACCAGAACTGTTTCGATACATTGGGATGGTACCTTTTCACAATGTGACGCAGATTATGAAGGAAAATATAGCCCAGGAAGTTTGATGAATAGTAGTATTAAAGAAACATGGGACAATAAAATAGCTACGAGAAGACAAAAACATTGGAATAACGATTTTGATTTTGAACCCTGCAAAAACTGCAATGACTGGCTAGCGGGACGCTCCTATTTTTACCACCCTGAAACTAATAAATAA
- a CDS encoding IS5 family transposase: MGKAKGNITNWKLYNSALKQRGSLTFWMDEKAIELWNNTERSGRRGRSHTYSDTAIATALMIKGVFKLPLRALEGFINSLFRLLKVDLKSPDYSCISKRAKTVEVNYRLPSQGQAAHLVIDATGLKVFGEGEWKVRKHGAEKRRVWRKLHMAVDAQSHQIVSAEVSMDWVHDSEVLPTLLRPLRRKVKAVSADGAYDTRQSYQEVQRKKAVALIPPRKNAGMWEAGHPRNVAVKALKQGELENWKRDNAYHLRSLSETAMYRFKQLLSDKLSLRCYNAQVGEIMAGVCALNKMSRLGMPARQLAE; this comes from the coding sequence ATGGGTAAAGCGAAAGGCAACATCACCAACTGGAAGCTGTACAACAGTGCACTGAAGCAACGCGGCTCATTGACCTTCTGGATGGATGAGAAAGCCATAGAACTATGGAATAACACTGAGCGCAGTGGTCGTCGAGGGCGCAGCCATACTTACAGTGACACCGCTATCGCAACTGCGCTGATGATTAAAGGCGTATTCAAGTTACCACTGCGTGCTCTTGAAGGCTTCATCAACTCATTGTTTCGCCTGCTCAAGGTCGACTTAAAATCTCCCGATTACAGTTGTATAAGCAAGCGAGCAAAGACTGTTGAAGTCAACTATCGCCTACCTAGCCAAGGTCAAGCGGCTCACCTCGTTATCGATGCTACAGGTCTTAAGGTGTTTGGCGAAGGAGAGTGGAAGGTGCGTAAACACGGCGCTGAAAAGCGTCGAGTCTGGCGAAAACTGCATATGGCAGTAGATGCCCAGAGCCATCAGATAGTGAGTGCTGAGGTCTCGATGGACTGGGTTCACGATAGTGAAGTGTTACCCACCTTGTTGAGACCGCTGCGGCGCAAAGTGAAAGCAGTAAGCGCTGATGGTGCCTATGACACACGGCAGAGCTATCAAGAAGTACAACGTAAGAAGGCTGTTGCACTAATCCCTCCACGCAAGAATGCAGGTATGTGGGAAGCGGGTCACCCACGGAACGTTGCAGTAAAAGCCTTGAAGCAAGGTGAGTTGGAAAACTGGAAACGGGACAATGCTTACCATCTTCGTTCACTATCGGAGACGGCGATGTATCGTTTCAAACAACTGCTTAGCGACAAGTTGAGTCTACGTTGTTACAACGCCCAAGTCGGCGAAATCATGGCCGGAGTGTGCGCGTTGAACAAAATGAGCAGGCTAGGTATGCCTGCTCGTCAGCTAGCTGAATAA
- a CDS encoding IS5 family transposase has product MGKAKGNITNWKLYNSALKQRGSLTFWMDEKAIELWNNTERSGRRGRSHTYSDTAIATALMIKGVFKLPLRALEGFINSLFRLLKVDLKSPDYSCISKRAKTVEVNYRLPSQGQAAHLVIDATGLKVFGEGEWKVRKHGAEKRRVWRKLHMAVDAQSHQIVSAEVSMDWVHDSEVLPTLLRPLRRKVKAVSADGAYDTRQSYQEVQRKKAVALIPPRKNAGMWEASHPRNVAVKALKQGELENWKRDNAYHLRSLSETAMYRFKQLLSDKLSLRCYNAQVGEIMAGVCALNKMSRLGMPARQLAE; this is encoded by the coding sequence ATGGGTAAAGCGAAAGGCAACATCACCAACTGGAAGCTGTACAACAGTGCACTGAAGCAACGCGGCTCATTGACCTTCTGGATGGATGAGAAAGCCATAGAACTATGGAATAACACTGAGCGCAGTGGTCGTCGAGGGCGCAGCCATACTTACAGTGACACCGCTATCGCAACTGCGCTGATGATTAAAGGCGTATTCAAGTTACCACTGCGTGCTCTTGAAGGCTTCATCAACTCATTGTTTCGCCTGCTCAAGGTCGACTTAAAATCTCCCGATTACAGTTGTATAAGTAAGCGAGCAAAGACTGTTGAAGTCAACTATCGCCTACCTAGCCAAGGTCAAGCGGCTCACCTCGTTATCGATGCTACAGGTCTTAAGGTGTTTGGCGAAGGAGAGTGGAAGGTGCGTAAACACGGCGCTGAAAAGCGTCGAGTCTGGCGAAAACTGCATATGGCAGTAGATGCCCAGAGCCATCAGATAGTGAGTGCTGAGGTCTCGATGGACTGGGTTCACGATAGTGAAGTGTTACCCACCTTGTTGAGACCGCTGCGGCGCAAAGTGAAAGCAGTAAGCGCTGATGGTGCCTATGACACACGGCAGAGCTATCAAGAAGTACAACGTAAGAAGGCTGTTGCACTAATCCCTCCACGCAAGAATGCAGGTATGTGGGAAGCGAGTCACCCACGGAACGTTGCAGTAAAAGCCTTGAAGCAAGGTGAGTTGGAAAACTGGAAACGGGACAATGCTTACCATCTTCGTTCACTATCGGAGACGGCGATGTATCGTTTCAAACAACTGCTTAGCGACAAGTTGAGTCTACGTTGTTACAACGCCCAAGTCGGTGAAATCATGGCCGGAGTGTGCGCGTTGAACAAAATGAGCAGGCTAGGTATGCCTGCTCGTCAGCTAGCTGAATAA
- a CDS encoding SDR family oxidoreductase: MSKQKVVIVTGGGRGIGAASAKLFAQNAYAVCINYKSNAESANALVQEIKAFGGECIAVQADVSKEDDVLRLFETVDRELGLVSVLVNNAGMLKQQMRLEDMSADRINSVLINNVTSYFLCCREAVKRMSTRRGGVGGVIVNVSSGAARSGSPNEYIDYAASKGAIDTLTKGLSLEVAAEGIRVNCVRPGLIYTDMHADGGEPERIERLKSNIPMQRGGLPEEVAEAIYWLASEKSSFATGAFVDLTGGL; encoded by the coding sequence ATGAGCAAGCAAAAAGTGGTTATTGTTACCGGCGGTGGGCGAGGGATAGGTGCTGCTAGCGCAAAGCTTTTTGCTCAAAATGCTTACGCCGTGTGTATTAACTACAAATCTAATGCTGAGTCTGCCAATGCTCTAGTGCAAGAGATTAAAGCCTTTGGTGGCGAATGTATCGCCGTTCAAGCTGATGTTTCTAAAGAAGATGATGTTCTACGATTATTTGAAACCGTAGACCGAGAGCTTGGGCTTGTTTCTGTGCTTGTAAATAACGCCGGCATGTTAAAGCAACAGATGCGCTTAGAAGATATGAGTGCAGATAGGATCAATTCCGTTCTTATCAACAATGTGACTAGTTACTTTTTATGTTGCCGAGAAGCGGTAAAACGCATGTCGACTCGCCGTGGTGGTGTAGGTGGGGTTATCGTTAATGTTTCATCGGGAGCGGCTCGCTCTGGTTCTCCTAACGAATACATTGATTACGCGGCCTCGAAAGGGGCGATCGACACTTTAACAAAAGGTTTGTCATTAGAAGTGGCTGCCGAAGGTATACGAGTTAATTGTGTTCGACCCGGATTGATTTATACCGATATGCATGCCGATGGCGGAGAGCCTGAGCGTATAGAAAGACTAAAAAGTAACATTCCCATGCAACGGGGCGGTTTGCCCGAAGAAGTTGCCGAGGCCATTTATTGGCTAGCGTCTGAAAAATCATCTTTTGCCACCGGTGCCTTTGTTGATTTAACCGGTGGCTTGTAA
- the focA gene encoding formate transporter FocA produces the protein MSQFDSLLPPQMAEMAAEVGVKKVTKDPFKTFMLAITAGIHIGIAFVFYTTVTTGGGDMPWGLIRLVGGLTFSLGLILVIITGGELFTSSVLTLVARASGKISWRSLGVNWVVVYLGNLIGALTLVGIMLVAKQYLSDNGAVGIETMKIAQHKLHHGFWQAVALGLMCNVLVCVAVWMTFSGRSLTDKILVTVLPVAMFVSAGFEHCVANMFQVPMAIGIKYLAGDTFWQMSGMSITDFADLTIGNFIVNNLIPVTLGNIIGGGVFVGMGYWLIYLRDPAHK, from the coding sequence ATGAGCCAATTTGATTCCCTCCTTCCGCCTCAGATGGCAGAGATGGCCGCTGAAGTGGGTGTTAAAAAAGTGACCAAAGATCCGTTTAAAACCTTTATGCTGGCTATCACAGCGGGGATCCATATTGGTATCGCCTTTGTTTTTTATACCACGGTCACTACCGGTGGCGGTGATATGCCTTGGGGTTTAATTCGTCTGGTAGGCGGTTTGACATTTAGCCTGGGTTTGATTCTGGTGATCATTACCGGCGGTGAACTATTTACTAGCTCGGTACTCACCTTGGTGGCTAGAGCTAGTGGCAAAATCAGTTGGCGCAGTTTAGGGGTAAACTGGGTGGTGGTTTATCTAGGCAACTTGATTGGCGCACTCACCTTAGTGGGCATTATGCTGGTTGCTAAGCAGTACCTTTCTGATAACGGTGCTGTAGGTATCGAAACTATGAAGATAGCCCAACATAAGTTGCACCATGGCTTTTGGCAGGCTGTTGCGCTGGGTTTGATGTGCAACGTACTAGTGTGCGTTGCAGTGTGGATGACTTTTAGTGGCCGCAGCCTCACCGATAAAATACTTGTGACGGTTTTGCCGGTAGCGATGTTTGTATCGGCGGGTTTTGAGCACTGTGTGGCTAATATGTTTCAGGTGCCAATGGCGATTGGTATTAAGTACCTAGCTGGAGATACCTTCTGGCAAATGAGTGGCATGAGTATTACCGACTTTGCTGATCTCACCATTGGCAATTTTATTGTGAATAATCTTATTCCTGTCACCCTTGGCAATATTATTGGCGGGGGAGTATTTGTTGGCATGGGCTATTGGCTTATTTACCTGCGTGACCCCGCGCACAAGTGA
- a CDS encoding HIT family protein, whose protein sequence is MTIVEQIISREIEAVIVYESSNVIAFADHEPINFGHILICPTYPYQSYIELPEHIFAEIHSVARNLYSRIEKLFEPEGISFIQNNGKFNALSHYHLHIFPRFSGDQFAWQSSGLGVQSIEKLRNALARL, encoded by the coding sequence ATGACGATAGTAGAACAAATAATCAGTAGGGAAATTGAAGCGGTAATTGTTTATGAGTCCAGTAACGTTATTGCTTTCGCTGATCACGAGCCGATTAATTTCGGGCACATTTTGATTTGTCCTACTTACCCCTACCAGAGCTACATCGAGTTACCAGAGCATATTTTCGCTGAAATTCACTCGGTGGCTAGAAACCTCTACAGTCGGATTGAAAAGTTATTTGAGCCTGAAGGTATTTCTTTTATTCAGAACAACGGCAAGTTCAACGCGTTATCTCATTACCATCTGCATATTTTCCCTCGGTTTAGCGGCGATCAGTTTGCTTGGCAAAGCAGCGGGCTAGGTGTTCAAAGTATAGAGAAACTGCGTAACGCTTTAGCACGCTTATAA